Proteins from one Betaproteobacteria bacterium genomic window:
- the soxC gene encoding sulfite dehydrogenase gives MASDSSRIDRRAFLSRGAGMVTAAATGWAAPASAADAPAGVPRWMQIPGEPLRGYGQPSMHEAKVLRALAPNYGKLDLGSGTSRTPLQLLEGTITPSGLHFERHHNGVPSIDPAQHKLLIHGLVRKPLAFNVEALLRYPMVSRTCFIECAGNSALNTLPKAPQVTAGMIHGVMSCSEWTGVPLSLLLNEAGLEPTGKWLLAEGADSAAMSRSIPVEKALEDILVALYQNGERIRPEQGYPLRLVVPGWEGNVSVKWLRRLKATEGPTHTKDETSKYTDLMSDGKARQFTFVMGVKSVITRPSGGMTMQGPGLYEVSGLAWSGAGRITRVEVSSDGGASWRDASFSGPSLPKNVVRFRLPWEWNGAETMLQSRATDDTGRVQESRAAWTAQYSPGNRFHNTMIQTWAVNADGRVNNVYL, from the coding sequence ATGGCAAGCGACTCCAGCAGGATCGATCGACGCGCTTTCCTCTCGCGCGGGGCGGGAATGGTCACCGCAGCTGCCACGGGCTGGGCTGCGCCGGCATCAGCCGCAGACGCACCCGCTGGAGTGCCGCGCTGGATGCAAATACCCGGCGAGCCCCTGAGGGGTTACGGCCAGCCCTCCATGCATGAAGCGAAAGTGTTGCGCGCGCTGGCGCCAAACTACGGCAAGCTCGACCTGGGGAGCGGCACCTCCCGCACGCCGTTGCAACTGCTCGAGGGCACCATCACGCCAAGCGGGCTGCACTTCGAGCGTCACCATAACGGCGTTCCCAGCATCGATCCTGCTCAGCACAAGCTCTTGATACACGGACTCGTCCGAAAACCCCTCGCGTTCAACGTCGAAGCGCTATTGCGTTACCCGATGGTGAGCCGTACCTGCTTCATTGAATGCGCCGGCAACAGCGCCCTCAACACACTCCCCAAGGCGCCACAAGTCACAGCGGGAATGATCCACGGCGTCATGTCATGCAGCGAGTGGACCGGCGTTCCACTTTCGTTGCTCCTCAACGAAGCGGGGCTGGAGCCCACGGGGAAATGGCTGCTTGCCGAAGGGGCGGACTCGGCAGCAATGAGCCGTAGCATTCCGGTCGAAAAGGCGCTCGAGGACATCTTGGTTGCCTTGTATCAAAACGGCGAGCGCATCCGCCCGGAACAAGGCTATCCGCTGCGCCTGGTGGTGCCGGGCTGGGAAGGCAACGTGAGCGTGAAATGGTTGCGCCGCCTGAAGGCAACCGAAGGGCCGACGCACACCAAGGACGAGACTTCTAAGTACACAGATCTGATGTCAGATGGTAAGGCACGTCAGTTCACATTCGTAATGGGCGTGAAATCCGTCATCACTCGCCCGTCAGGCGGGATGACTATGCAGGGTCCCGGTCTCTACGAGGTGAGTGGCCTCGCTTGGTCCGGCGCAGGCCGCATCACCAGAGTCGAGGTATCGAGCGACGGTGGAGCGAGCTGGAGGGACGCGAGCTTCTCCGGACCGAGCCTGCCGAAGAACGTCGTGCGGTTTCGCCTGCCTTGGGAGTGGAATGGCGCAGAAACGATGCTGCAAAGTCGTGCGACCGACGACACAGGCCGCGTGCAGGAATCGCGTGCGGCGTGGACCGCGCAATACTCGCCAGGCAATCGTTTCCACAACACGATGATCCAGACTTGGGCAGTCAATGCGGACGGAAGGGTGAACAATGTCTACCTCTAA
- a CDS encoding c-type cytochrome, producing MSTSKRIGASMVVALLGACATHISEPQPLSHGPNLGRAATTEEIAAWDISISPNGAGLPPGNGNVKQGAALYIAKCQACHGPNGTGKPADALTGGIGTLASINPVRTVASYWPYATTLFDYVRRAMPTTAPMSLTDDEVYAVTAYVLNLNGIIHADAVMNAQTLPQVKMPNRDGFVDYSGK from the coding sequence ATGTCTACCTCTAAGCGCATCGGGGCGAGTATGGTGGTGGCTCTGCTTGGCGCGTGTGCAACGCATATTAGCGAACCGCAGCCGCTTTCGCACGGCCCGAACCTTGGTCGCGCTGCGACCACGGAGGAAATCGCAGCGTGGGACATCAGCATCTCGCCGAACGGCGCCGGTCTTCCACCCGGCAACGGCAACGTGAAGCAAGGCGCAGCGCTTTACATCGCGAAATGCCAGGCGTGTCACGGCCCGAATGGCACGGGTAAGCCGGCCGACGCACTGACCGGTGGGATCGGAACGCTGGCGTCGATCAATCCGGTGCGCACCGTCGCTAGCTATTGGCCGTATGCGACCACGCTCTTTGATTACGTGCGTAGGGCGATGCCGACCACCGCGCCGATGTCGCTGACCGATGATGAGGTTTACGCCGTGACCGCCTATGTGCTGAATCTGAACGGTATCATCCACGCGGATGCGGTGATGAACGCCCAGACTCTGCCGCAGGTGAAAATGCCCAATCGCGACGGCTTCGTCGATTACTCGGGCAAGTAA